Proteins found in one Odocoileus virginianus isolate 20LAN1187 ecotype Illinois chromosome 10, Ovbor_1.2, whole genome shotgun sequence genomic segment:
- the SERPINH1 gene encoding LOW QUALITY PROTEIN: serpin H1 (The sequence of the model RefSeq protein was modified relative to this genomic sequence to represent the inferred CDS: deleted 1 base in 1 codon), whose product MNESSSVLTTHLPAMRALLIISTICLLARALAAEVKKPAAAAAPGTAEKLSPKAATLAERSAGLAFSLYQAMAKDQAVENILLSPVVVASSLGLVSLGGKAATASQAKAVLSAEQLRDDEVHAGLGELLRSLSNSTARNVTWKLGSRLYGPSSVSFAEDFVRSSKQHYNCEHSKINFRDKRSALQSINEWAAQTTDGKLPEVTKDVERTDGALLVNAMFFKPHWDERFHHKMVDNRGFMVTRSYTVGVTMMHRTGLYNYYDDEKEKLQMVEMPLAHKLSSLIIIMPHHVEPLERLEKLLTKEQLKVWMGKMQKKAVAISLPKGVVEVTHDLQKHLAGLGLTEAIDKNKADLSRMSGKKDLYLASVFHATAFEWDTDGNPFDQDIYGREELRSPKLFYADHPFIFLVRDTQSGSLLFIGRLVRPKGDKMRDEL is encoded by the exons GTCCTCCTCGGTGCTCACAACCCACCTCCCAGCCATGCGTGCCCTCCTGATCATCAGCACCATCTGCCTCCTGGCCAGGGCCCTGGCCGCTGAGGTGAAGAAACCTGCGGCTGCAGCAGCTCCGGGCACCGCGGAGAAGCTGAGCCCCAAGGCGGCCACGCTGGCTGAGCGCAGCGCCGGCCTGGCCTTCAGCCTATACCAGGCCATGGCCAAGGACCAGGCCGTGGAGAACATCCTGCTGTCACCCGTGGTGGTGGCCTCGTCCCTGGGGCTAGTGTCGCTGGGCGGCAAGGCGGCCACGGCGTCGCAGGCCAAGGCGGTGCTGAGCGCCGAGCAGCTGCGCGACGATGAGGTGCACGCGGGTCTGGGCGAGCTGCTGCGCTCGCTCAGCAACAGCACGGCACGCAACGTCACCTGGAAGCTGGGCAGCCGCCTGTACGGGCCCAGCTCCGTGAGCTTCGCAGAGGACTTTGTGCGTAGCAGCAAGCAGCACTACAACTGTGAGCACTCCAAGATCAACTTCCGCGACAAGCGCAGCGCCCTGCAGTCCATCAACGAGTGGGCGGCGCAGACCACCGACGGCAAGCTGCCGGAGGTCACCAAGGACGTGGAGCGCACCGATGGCGCGCTGCTGGTCAATGCCATGTTCTTCAAGC CGCACTGGGACGAGAGATTCCACCACAAGATGGTGGACAACCGAGGCTTCATGGTGACCCGTTCCTATACCGTGGGTGTCACCATGATGCACCGGACAG gTCTCTACAACTACTATGATGACGAGAAGGAGAAGCTGCAGATGGTGGAGATGCCGCTGGCGCACAAGCTGTCCAGCCTTATCATCATCATGCCCCACCATGTGGAGCCCCTTGAGCGCCTGGAAAAGCTGCTGACCAAAGAGCAGCTGAAGGTCTGGATGGGCAAGATGCAGAAGAAGGCTGTGGCCATCTCCCTGCCCAAGGGAGTGGTTGAGGTGACCCACGACCTGCAG AAAcacttggctgggctgggtctgaCAGAGGCCATCGACAAGAACAAGGCAGACCTGTCTCGCATGTCGGGCAAGAAGGACCTGTACCTGGCCAGCGTGTTCCATGCCACTGCCTTCGAGTGGGACACGGATGGCAAT CCCTTCGACCAGGACATCTACGGGCGTGAGGAGCTGCGAAGCCCCAAGCTCTTCTACGCCGACCACCCCTTCATCTTCCTGGTTCGAGACACCCAGAGCGGCTCCCTGCTGTTCATCGGGCGCCTGGTCCGGCCCAAGGGCGACAAGATGCGAGACGAGTTGTAG